The region AGggcagatagagagagggtactgtagagagagagggaaagggatggagggagacagagggacagtggGAGAAagatggggggggaggggaagagggggaggcaCAGGGAGAGCAAGAGTGAGGCAAAGAGGGAtgtagagagacagggagggagagagagacagaaaccgAGAGGCAAAGAGAGGGATggcgagagagagacggacagacagagagacagagtgaggcagagagtgagacagagggaaagagagggatggagagacaggcagagagggatggagacagagagagaggcagagagggacggagagagaccgggagggagagtcagagacacagagagagacagagtgaggcagagagagagacagagaggcagagacaggaatggagagagagagtgaggcagagagagagacagagaggcagagacaggaatggagagagagagtgaggcagagagacagacagagaggcagagagaggaatggagagagacggacagacagagacagagtgaggcagagagtgagacagagggaaagagagggatggagagacaggcagagagggatggagagagaccgggagggagagtgagagacagagagagacagagtgaggcagagagagagacagagaggcagagacaggaatggagagagagacggacaggcagagagacagtgaggcagagagagacagagaggcagagacaggaatggagagagagagacagagtgaggcagagagagacagacagaggcagagaggaatggagagagacaagagagagagaggcagagagggatggagagagagagagaggcagagcgggatggagagagagagaagacgcTGTACTGACCTGAAGTAGCGCTCCTCCTCGGCTGCCTGCTTCTTCCCGAAGGCCCCGCCCGCTTCTCTCACAGAGcctccgccccctcctccctttCCTGCGCCCTTCCCCAGCTCGCCCAGCTGCATCATGGGATACACACgcgtacacgcacgcacaagcacacacagacacaagcacacacaaacagacaccacacagacacagagacaaacacacgagcatgcacacagacatgcacaatgTTGGTTCTTATTTTCGGCAGGTATGCTGAATACAGTAAGCATGTCAGAAATGTCATCATAATGCTGGaaatttaatgcaatattacatCCAACAATGGGTGTGAGGTCATTTAAGATTTTGGCAACATCATCTAACAGAATGCTTTCTAGAGCTCAACATACTGTTTGGTCTGAACCTGATCAAACACGGCCTCAAAATAACATTTGTCATGTAGTGCCATTTCCTGGAAAAGTGCACGCACGACCAGCACAGACAGTGGTCTCCAGGAATGGAGTTTAGCAACCCTGAATTATACCATCAAAAACTCTGAAGACTggtgcagggatcatcaaatcgaGGTCTGAGAATCGGTtggttttccatcctccctttacctctGAGACAGCTGTCAAGACCAATCcaatcagtggcactaattgttcagcaaATTACCAGGGAGAAAATTAAACCAGGGCAGGATTACGattcgaggtccagatttgacGATTGCTGCAATATGCATCATCCACTGGGGAATCTCTCAATGGCAGGGATCAGCAAAATCTGCTTTAATCCAAatgcagccctggttttctttactGCCACTCCCaggtaattacattacattattggcatttggcagacactcttatccagagcgacgtacaacaaagtgcatacccataaccagggataagtgcgctgaaagaccctagagggaagtacaatttcaattgctacccatacaacaaagataaggaccagggcctatctttttttttttccttcttcttttttttttttaaacaaacaaataaacaaacaaagcaaaagaccaaacttaactatccaaatactgcttacctagccaactaaaaataccgaaacacaatgtaaatcacaaagacaacaattaaggttcacagggaggtagggagggatggggaaaggtgctgcttgaagaggtgcgtcttcagtttgcgcttgaaggtggggagagagtctacagttctgacctcaacggggagttcgttccaccaccgtggagccactGAAGATGTGGCGGTAACATCTGGCAAGACTGTCCTCACACCTGACTACCAGGTAATgggaggatggaaaaccagTAGGTCTCAGCCCTCATGATTCGAGGAACAGGGCTCTTCGTCATGCTTCGTCACAGTGTGACAATGGGGTGAGAGTGGGCAGGTTCAAAGTGAGCATACGTTTGCcggacacacagccacacaaaagTCCCGGTCGCAATTCTGCCAGCGACACAGTCTTGCACACGACAGGACAATAACGTCACACTGGGTCCGTTGTTGACTATTGTGCAAGACAACAATGCGTTCTCCAAATGTTGCCTAGATGGATCGTAATAGTTTCAGTGGCTAGTCTCTCACGTGTGCGAGCTAGGCATTTTCAGAAAATGACTCTGCTATTAACCAGTTGGGTCCGTACAACActacatttttatatacaatATCCGTGCATTACGTGAGTTATAGTAGTTGCATTGAGTGCAAATAGCAGCACCGGTTATGTAATCTCTGGGTAACAGCTGAAGCGTACCAAGAGTTGCAACGGCTCTCTTCTGTCTGAGACGAGCGAGCAAATACACGGGAGTGGCGTCGCACGTATAATTTACCACAGGCTGCCATATTTTGCCGCCTTCGGGTGACGTGCATGTCTGCGGACTACTTCCAATGTCAACCAGAACCAACTGTTCGAGCCGCAAAAATCTCACATGAAACTTAACCTACGGCTTGCTGCATGCATTCTGTGGTTACGATAACATTACTATGATTTGTGGCCAACAAGCTGCACGAATAGCGGATTTTAGCAAGCAGTGGTACAATTATTAGGCTATGAAATCGATATTACGTTCAGACAAAGTAGTGTAACAAAAGGTTTATCAGTGTCTAAATAATACAGTGGTATGTAGCTATTTAACTGAACCGGGCATTTCCAAAACCTTTGCCCTTGGTTTATCGCAATCCCTGTTTCATGTCGGGACTGCACATATTTTTACCTCCTAATTGCCAGCTTGTGTAGAATGGGTGGTCGGCTACACTATTACCTGGTCGGATGACATCCTGATCTGTGTAGCCAGGAATCCCCTAAAATTAAGTCTCAGTAGTCTTGCCATGTCTTTACCGCTGTTACCAATGAACACAACAAAATCAGTTTGCCCTTGTCCGTTTTCATGGAACAGCAAGGAGTCTACCATTTACTTACAGGGAGTGGatagaagaataaaaaaacCTGTATTATGTTCGGCGAGGTCCATAAAGATtatctaaattaatttaattaataataaaccactcgtctttaaaatgtatttttgagtaAAGAAAGAATTAGATTCGAAAAGTCCTTCATGAAATCCATTTAAGGACTTAATCGACAACCCCGCGTCATGGTATAGTCGGCACATGGGCAACGGtttatatttgtcatttttaaagcgGCTGAGCGGCGCTCGAGGGCAATAATTACATGGGTCGAGAATCCGTAACCCGTTTTTAGTAAAGGTTTCACATAATGGGATCGTTGTtgcacattttaattgtttCTTTTATAAAGTTGTTGTACAAAGACTTGACATAGACAACACCATGTGGGCGACTGTGTTCACtggacacccccccccaaaaaaaaaaaacaggtgcaTAATGTGAATGTCCCGACAAACACAAAAACGTCACAGGGTTGTCACGATGTTGCGTGTTTGCTGATGTTAAGGCAAAATGCAGACGTGAgggttttttcttaaaaaatgcACTGGGGGCATTTTCCAGGTTTAATTCCGGGCAGCACAAGGGACTTCTTGACCTGAACATAACTTCAGATagaggttacattacatttgttatttagctgacacttttatccgaagcgtcttacagttgatttgactaagcaggggacaatccccccagcagtgtggggttaagctgcatggatcttatcgtggctacacctgggtttgaaccaccaaccttccagtttgtatcattatataattataatgatgCCTAATATGGATTTGTCTTATTATTAGACCTATCAGATGCCTTATATATGTTCAAACCAACTGTCTGCAGCTCACTTTTGCCCTTTTGCTTTCTGGGACTGGagtaaaaacatgaaattatattttgaaaaaagaTTCACTAGAGTAAGGCAGTAAGAATCTGCCCCCCACACAAAATGGGTTAATCTGCAGCATAGTGGAAATGTGTGAAGGGTGTCCTTTGTGGTCCTGcaactacagtgcagtccgtaagtatttggacagtgatacagtATAAAACTATtagtaaatgtataaaaagtgtgaTTCTTACATGGTTcacaatatgaatgtaaataccctgtAAATCTAAGGCTGACAAGATctactttaacctcatagtcATGCTTTCAATCCACATTGTGCTGGATTACGGATCCAATGGCCAAATTTGTGGCAAtgaccaaatacttacggactgcactgtatatgcatttCTAAGTAATTAAATAGGTGGAGACGGATGAGAAATCCAGGGCTGGACTACGAAAAGGTTGACCAAGAAATATAGGAAACATGATAATTTAAAATCTTTACAAATCAGTGTTATATGTGGTATATTGACACTGGCAACTGATTCCACTGCATTAAGCTACATTTCTTACTTTTGCAGCTGAATAAGATTCACATAATAGAACAGAGAATTGATCATGACAAAAAAGGACAATATGCACTGCAAAATGAATGAGGCGtgaaattttattaaatttttttcttGAGAAATAACTTGCCAACAATCATACAAGTCATTGTGATGTCTTTATTCACAATGTTGCAAGAAAAGTACATTATTTCAAACCAAAACACAAGATTAACATGGTGTGCAAGGGTGCTTTCTGTTGGCCAGAGaagcactgcattctgggaaatgacCCCTTGACCCCCCGGAGCAGGTAGACAGACCAGAGTCACACGTCCCACACACCATACgcaggcacagaaacacaaaagaaaCTAAACAaggtcaaaaacacaaaaacagaagaCTCCTAATCCCCATTTAAATATCCCTCAATCTTTTCTTTTGCCATCGATGCGATAaccccaaattaaatatttacacttaACAGTAAGCCCccctttttgttcattttcagatttcactttttaaatttttacaaaaaaaaggacATAAAAAAAACTCTCATGTGCGTTACAAATTACTGAAACCGCAGCgtaaaagaaatgtatttttttgttgtttttttttttttttcataagccCCAGcgatattttaaaaattgctGACCAGAGCTGATGCATAAATGCGAAGCTGAGTACGCTTTGGGCTGTGAGAACTGGCTCAGTTAAACCTCACTGCTGCCTGAAAGCTTTCCGTGCAGAGGCCAAACACCTGGACTGCCATTTTCAGGTCACGCATACGCACACGtaacgcacacgcacgcacgcacgcacgcaaccCTGTGCAGACCACACCAGTCAGGCACCCCTTCTTTGCCCATCAACCTGACACTCTTCAAGGCCGTTTCACTCTCAAGCCATTCAACGTCGAAATTAAATACTTCCGTAgattaaactaaattaaacacTTTCGCTGGGTCGAACAAGCTGGTTTtgcacccctctacccccctccctcccctacaAACCAATAAAATTTACACAAGCAAGAATTAGATGACAGATCGTAAGACGGGAGGGGTGTCCAATCGTCCCCGAAAAGgtccagtgtgggtgcaggttttttgtTCTAGCAAAGCACTAAAACACTTAACTGAAGACCACGATTAGTGAGTTACTTGAATCAGATGCTGTAGTGCTGGGCAAAGacacaaacctgcacccacgccagcCCCTCACAGGCAGGattgggaccccccccccccgtggttAAGAGAGCAGGATCGTAATGGAATGATATGTTAAAGGGGTAAAAACGAGCAGGTCGATTTCATAAGCTTCACAGCCAGTGAAACGGATACCCCGAATCACAGGGGCTGTGGGAATTTtaaaagaataataagaataataataataataatagaaaaacgACCCGGTAAAAAGGTAAAGCTGTCGGGGACACGTACGGGGAACACACGAGGGGTATTCCCTGCTGAACACGGATCCGCTCCCGTAGGTCGAGGAACCGCCACACTCAAGGCCCGGGTTGGTGTTGCCGCGGGTCACCTGACCTGAAGGGCTCGGTTTtcacctgaggggggggggacgaggGACGGGGGGACCCCACACAGCAGGGTctcgcctgtgtgtgtgtatacatgtgtgtgtctgtgtgtgctttcagTCATGCTTAAACTCCTTCTGCAGAAAAGACAGGAGCCCTGCagtggcagagagaggagctggggggggggggaccccacACAGCAGGGTctcgcctgtgtgtgtgtgtgtgtgtgtgtgtgtgtgtgtacgtgtgtgtctgtgtgtgctttcagTCATGCTTAAACTCCTTCTGCAGAAAAGGCAGGAGCCTGCAgtggcagaggagagaggagctgaggggaagggatggagggagagagagagagggtgagggagagagggagggggggagagggagagagagagagatggacagagataGTGTGCAAAGATAGAGAAAAGGGGGGAAAgatagagagcgagaaagagatggagagagaagtgAAACCGCACACCACTCATACTAAATTACAGGCTCATTTCCATTGAAGTACGAGTGAATAGTAGGAGTAGTATGCCAAGTATGCGGACACAGCCAGATagtgagacagaaagagagcgagagagagcgagagaggatgAAGGTGATGTCATGGGGGAAGTTCCTGGTGGTGGGAGGGGCtacagggggcggggcctcctgTGGGGGCGGCGTCAGTCCCGTTTGGTCCCGCCCAGCGCCCTCAGCCGCTCCAgcaggggggggtgggagtagTGCCAGGTGGAGAACAGCCAATCGGCCACCGGGAAGCCCAGGTTGTCCTTGTTGAGCTTGATGAGGGCGGAGTAGAGCTCGGAGGCCCGGCCCATCGCCATGGCGAAGGCGTCCGCCTGGAACTCGAACCGCCGGCTCAGCATCGTCAGGCAGAACGACAGCAgctggggcggggcggggcacaGGGGGCGGGGTTACTCACCGGGGGAGCCAATCAGCTCCTCCAAGCATTCACCATCACAATCAATGGGCACATCAATAGCATGATTTTCTCCAGTAttgggacattacattacatgtcatttgactgacgcttttatccaaagcgacttaatgttgattagactaagcaggagacaatcctcccctggagcaatgcagggttaagggccttgctcaagggcccaacggctgtgctgatctcattgtggctacaccaggacatcgaaccaccgaccttgtgtgtcccagtcatgcaccttaaccactatgctgtGGCCTGCCAGATCGTAAGGTCTGGGCTTGGCCGCACAGGACAAAATCTGGCTTTACTTTCCCCCGTTTAACGCTCGAATCCCAGCACTGGTCTCCATCCTCCTGGTGCAGCCGTTCCACGAGGAAGGCCACCACACTGTTTACCGTCAGCGAGATAGCGTACAGCTCGTGTGAAAGTCTATCAGCCAGTCACCGGTCAGACATCAGACACATGCAACCCCGTCACTGGACGcctttggcttgaatctccagcctgtgttacccagaaggcaacgggcgctcaaactccaccctcgAGCACAGACactggtttatggacggccacccatccaggcgatcacatgatcACACCCCCGGGGAGATACGGTAACGCGAGGCTAGCCTGGGCGATATgaaggacagctctgactttgaTTTTAATAGTAAAATGTTACCTCGTTGTAGGGAGAGAAGATGAACTGGAAAATGATCATCAGGCCAATCAGAGTGGGCTGGCTGTCGTGGAAACCAAAAGCCAGGAACAGCTCTTTCCGACTAATCAGGGCAGCGAACAGGAAGAAGCACAGGAAAGAGTTCATCTgttcatcagagagagagggagagagagagagagagagagagagagagagagagagatggggagagagaggggggagggagagatggagagagagaaagggagagatggagagagaaagaaagggaaggagagagttgCTGTTATAATTTGGAGTGTAAAGATCTGAGAACATCTACTCCATATTATAATTCATCAGCTCACTGTCAGACCAAGCTGACCAATAcacttttatttagcagacagtgTGTAACTCCTGTACATTTCAATCCTGCAGTCATTTGGCCACATCTCCCAGAGTGAAGCAGAAAGGTTACCTATGGCAcacctgggacctggaaggagAGGGCACTGGACCAGAACCTACCTGGAAGGAGAGGGGACCTCAAACAGAACTTACCTGGCTGATGACGATGTTCTTGACAGTGTGACCCAGTTTCCAGTGGCCCAGCTCGTGCCCGAGAACGGCCAGAACCTCGGTGTTGCTGCAGCCCTGTCTCTTATTCTGCACGGGGGtgtgaaggagaaggagaaggagaaggtgagGTGAGGTCGGGCGGGTCCGATCGGTCCcgctctccacctccctcctgcAGCCCCTGAGGCAGCAGCTTGACTGGAGCATTTCACTGCGAGGTCTACTGGTCTACTAAAATGATCTGCCTAATAAGTAGATCGTACACTGTATCccaaacaatattttaatgttGATAAGTGTCCTAGtccttgcgtgtgtgcgtgtgtgcgtgtgcatgcacgcGAGTGACTGCAcatatgtgtgcgagtgtgtgtgcgtgtgtgtgatagtgtgagtgtgtgtgtgagtgtgagtgtgagtgtgtgtgtgtgtgtgtgtgtgtgtgtgagagagagtgagtgtgtgtgtgtgagtgtgtgtg is a window of Conger conger chromosome 1, fConCon1.1, whole genome shotgun sequence DNA encoding:
- the atp5if1b gene encoding ATPase inhibitor B, mitochondrial, with protein sequence MVDSLLFHENGQGQTDFVVFIGNSGKDMARLLRLNFRGFLATQIRMSSDQLGELGKGAGKGGGGGGSVREAGGAFGKKQAAEEERYFRMKEKEQLDALKQHHQEEIDHHKKEIERLQKEIDRHVGKIRKLKHDD